In a genomic window of Paraburkholderia phenazinium:
- the bcsD gene encoding cellulose biosynthesis protein BcsD, translating to MVPTVDYLLQRQISPQWRGLLTALAEEFEAQIGQGELRQLMYRVGCRFAAAHPLPPCGSTADLAEALNARWQEADWGYVELADQADYLRIVHACAPLQAFGSAALNWTPAFLEGVYQTWLSALGAEGLSVVQTSEFDEYATIEFQLGRHPA from the coding sequence ATGGTCCCTACCGTCGACTACCTGCTGCAACGCCAGATTTCCCCTCAATGGCGCGGCTTGCTCACTGCGCTGGCGGAAGAGTTCGAAGCGCAGATCGGGCAAGGCGAATTGCGTCAGTTGATGTATCGCGTGGGTTGCCGTTTTGCGGCGGCGCATCCGCTTCCGCCCTGCGGCTCCACTGCCGACCTTGCCGAGGCGCTGAACGCACGCTGGCAGGAAGCGGATTGGGGTTACGTCGAGCTGGCGGACCAGGCGGATTACCTGCGTATCGTTCACGCCTGCGCACCGCTGCAGGCATTCGGCTCTGCCGCGCTCAACTGGACACCGGCCTTTCTCGAAGGCGTCTATCAGACGTGGCTCAGCGCGCTGGGTGCGGAAGGTCTGTCGGTAGTCCAGACAAGCGAGTTCGATGAATACGCAACGATCGAATTTCAGCTCGGCCGCCATCCAGCGTAA
- the bcsP gene encoding cellulose biosynthesis protein BcsP — protein MSPSSDIETLFGHFGGNAGDYQEIGRENEASSARTRWPLLVTLDLTQPSIPAIPTRRDPLAKADEAAQAQSPAGDALAANGPAEAGRTGTQQVRSKTPLFTRPHRRTIPPVGNAVKSEAPRGAERFSALPLAVNAELAAGEVQPAVAPVIVTPPAVAPQAPVPPVVAASVPPVSRVPPAIAAAIAPVAVSPVVARATSAAPALRTPAPIAPATPVAQTFAAAATSAVAARTGVAPTPARAQPAPPAFTFMPRTTAPAASPSPAAQPTSILGKLFEPAAPSTAPAAQTPATAAAPAALGSLFDRLRGETSTPATPAPHSWLTNGPRRS, from the coding sequence ATGAGTCCTTCGAGCGATATTGAAACCCTCTTCGGGCATTTTGGCGGCAACGCGGGCGACTACCAGGAAATCGGCCGCGAGAACGAAGCGAGTTCGGCACGCACGCGCTGGCCGTTGCTCGTCACGCTCGATCTGACGCAGCCGTCCATCCCGGCCATTCCGACGCGCCGCGATCCTCTGGCGAAGGCCGACGAAGCCGCGCAAGCGCAGTCGCCGGCCGGCGACGCGCTCGCGGCAAACGGTCCCGCTGAAGCAGGACGCACCGGCACGCAGCAGGTCCGCAGCAAGACGCCGCTGTTTACGCGACCGCATCGGCGCACGATTCCGCCGGTCGGCAACGCCGTCAAGTCCGAGGCGCCGCGTGGCGCCGAGCGCTTTTCCGCCCTGCCGCTAGCCGTCAATGCCGAACTCGCCGCCGGCGAAGTGCAGCCGGCAGTCGCGCCTGTCATCGTCACGCCGCCGGCGGTTGCACCGCAAGCGCCGGTTCCGCCTGTCGTGGCCGCGAGCGTTCCGCCGGTTAGCCGTGTGCCGCCAGCAATCGCTGCGGCAATCGCGCCCGTCGCCGTGTCGCCGGTCGTTGCGCGCGCAACTTCCGCCGCGCCTGCCTTGCGTACCCCGGCGCCGATCGCACCCGCCACGCCAGTCGCGCAAACCTTCGCCGCAGCCGCCACGTCTGCGGTTGCCGCAAGGACTGGCGTCGCACCCACGCCCGCCCGCGCCCAGCCTGCACCGCCCGCTTTCACGTTCATGCCGCGCACCACGGCACCCGCTGCATCACCCTCACCTGCTGCCCAGCCGACGTCCATTCTCGGCAAGCTGTTCGAACCGGCAGCACCCAGCACGGCACCCGCGGCCCAAACACCTGCGACCGCAGCCGCACCGGCGGCGCTCGGTTCGTTGTTCGACCGTTTGCGTGGTGAGACCTCCACCCCGGCAACGCCGGCTCCTCATTCGTGGCTGACCAACGGCCCGCGTCGCTCATGA